The following are from one region of the Thermoproteus uzoniensis 768-20 genome:
- a CDS encoding cyclic pyranopterin monophosphate synthase MoaC, with protein MVDISAKGDVGRYAVASAEASTSDAVSCVVAASLATKQAYRYVPLLHPVPLSASAECSGGAVKARAWTVWKTGVEMDALFGALVGAIAGGATYIKRLRVDTKVKGVEYSLEEPRGAIKANRPDLGYVVKAHGYIHLTSTRPIKAGSVEKGDPICAARTIAPLNAKRLCELLPVECVKLEYANSSIEIGDDSVAVEVVLKGRDVSPSLEALFAAGSALLTIWDMLKKYEKDENGQYPNTYVELGL; from the coding sequence ATGGTCGACATCTCGGCGAAGGGCGATGTGGGCAGATACGCCGTAGCTTCCGCCGAGGCCTCTACAAGCGACGCTGTAAGTTGCGTCGTAGCGGCCTCTCTCGCGACGAAACAGGCATATAGGTATGTGCCGCTTCTACACCCGGTACCTCTATCAGCCTCGGCGGAGTGTAGCGGAGGCGCCGTCAAGGCGAGGGCCTGGACTGTGTGGAAGACGGGCGTGGAGATGGATGCGTTGTTCGGCGCCCTCGTGGGCGCCATAGCGGGCGGCGCTACCTACATCAAGAGATTACGCGTAGATACGAAGGTCAAGGGTGTAGAATACAGTCTGGAGGAGCCGAGAGGGGCCATAAAGGCCAACCGCCCGGATCTCGGCTATGTAGTTAAGGCACACGGTTATATACATCTAACCTCCACAAGACCTATAAAGGCCGGCTCTGTCGAGAAGGGCGACCCCATCTGCGCGGCGAGGACGATAGCCCCGCTCAACGCAAAGAGGCTATGCGAGCTTCTGCCTGTGGAGTGCGTGAAGCTCGAATACGCCAACAGCAGTATAGAGATAGGAGACGACTCGGTGGCCGTCGAGGTGGTCTTAAAAGGCAGAGACGTCTCGCCGAGCTTGGAGGCCCTGTTCGCCGCGGGCTCCGCGCTCTTGACAATCTGGGACATGTTGAAGAAATACGAAAAGGACGAAAACGGACAGTACCCCAACACCTACGTGGAGCTAGGACTTTAG
- the cdd gene encoding cytidine deaminase, with product MEELVEKAREALKNAYAPYSKFRVGAAVLTKSGKIYTGVNVENASYGLTVCAERVAVFKAVSEGDRDIVAVAVVVDSDEPAAPCGACRQVIAEFNPDALVIMATADKRKVITANLRDLFPSPFRGDKLKS from the coding sequence ATGGAGGAGCTCGTGGAAAAGGCCCGGGAAGCCCTAAAAAACGCGTATGCGCCGTATTCGAAGTTCCGCGTAGGCGCCGCCGTGTTGACCAAAAGCGGCAAGATCTACACTGGCGTCAACGTGGAGAACGCCAGCTACGGGCTGACCGTATGCGCTGAGAGGGTGGCCGTGTTTAAGGCCGTATCGGAGGGGGATAGGGATATAGTGGCCGTGGCGGTGGTTGTCGACTCGGACGAGCCGGCGGCCCCCTGCGGGGCGTGTAGACAAGTCATAGCCGAGTTCAACCCCGACGCTCTTGTGATCATGGCGACGGCCGACAAGAGAAAGGTGATTACGGCGAATCTTAGGGATCTCTTCCCGTCGCCGTTTAGAGGCGACAAGCTAAAGTCCTAG